The following are from one region of the Coriobacteriia bacterium genome:
- the atpA gene encoding F0F1 ATP synthase subunit alpha, with the protein MAQITASAIGDVLRAQLESYKASVDVREVGTVIQIGDGIARVEGLKGAMAGELLEFVAGDGEIVYGMALNLDENEVGAVLLGGISLIKANDAVRTTGRIVEVPSGPALLGRIVDPLGAPIDGKGPIAAAGHRPVEFRAPGVIERKGVHEPVQTGILAIDAMIPIGRGQRELIIGDRQTGKTAVAIDAIINQKGQDIICVYVAIGQKASTVAAVVETLEAHGAIDYTIVVAANASDPAPLQYLAPMSGCAMGEYFMYTGADGKPASADNPGRHVLCIYDDLSKQAVAYRQMSLTLRRPPGREAYPGDVFYLHSRLLERAVKLSDANGAGSLTALPIIETQAGDVSAYIPTNVISITDGQIFLQSDLFFQGVRPAINVGISVSRVGGNAQIKAMKQVAGSLRLDLANYRSLAAFAQFGSDLDKTTQDTLSRGARMVELTKQGQYAPYPVEKQVMAIFAGTKGYIDDLPVDDVQRFRDGLLEFLENAHPEIGRTILAEQKLSDETAESLGKAIEEFKAGFETEGQA; encoded by the coding sequence GTGGCCCAGATCACCGCTAGTGCTATCGGCGACGTGCTGCGAGCGCAGCTCGAGTCGTACAAGGCCTCCGTTGACGTTCGGGAGGTCGGCACCGTCATTCAGATCGGTGACGGTATCGCCCGCGTCGAGGGCCTGAAGGGTGCTATGGCCGGCGAGCTCCTCGAGTTCGTCGCTGGCGACGGCGAGATCGTCTACGGTATGGCGCTCAACCTCGATGAGAACGAGGTCGGCGCCGTGCTCCTCGGCGGGATCTCGCTCATCAAGGCGAACGACGCAGTGCGCACGACCGGCCGCATCGTGGAGGTCCCCTCGGGCCCCGCGCTGCTCGGCCGTATCGTGGACCCGCTCGGTGCTCCGATCGACGGCAAGGGCCCGATTGCGGCCGCGGGCCATCGGCCCGTGGAGTTTCGTGCCCCCGGCGTCATCGAGCGCAAGGGCGTCCACGAGCCGGTGCAGACCGGCATCCTGGCCATCGACGCGATGATCCCGATCGGCCGCGGACAGCGCGAGCTGATCATCGGCGACCGCCAGACGGGCAAGACCGCCGTGGCGATCGACGCGATCATCAACCAGAAGGGCCAAGACATCATCTGCGTGTACGTGGCCATCGGTCAAAAGGCCTCCACAGTGGCGGCGGTCGTCGAGACGCTCGAGGCCCACGGCGCGATCGACTACACGATCGTTGTCGCTGCCAACGCTTCGGACCCGGCCCCGCTGCAGTACCTCGCCCCCATGAGCGGTTGCGCCATGGGCGAGTACTTCATGTACACGGGTGCCGACGGGAAACCCGCCTCGGCGGACAACCCCGGCCGTCACGTGCTCTGCATCTACGATGACCTCTCCAAGCAGGCTGTCGCGTACCGCCAGATGTCGCTCACGCTTCGCCGCCCGCCGGGCCGCGAGGCGTACCCTGGCGACGTGTTCTACCTGCACAGCCGCCTGCTGGAGCGCGCGGTCAAGCTCTCTGACGCAAACGGCGCAGGTTCGCTCACCGCGCTGCCGATCATCGAGACCCAGGCCGGTGACGTGTCGGCGTACATCCCCACCAACGTCATCTCGATCACCGACGGGCAGATATTCCTGCAGTCCGACCTGTTCTTCCAGGGCGTGCGCCCCGCTATCAACGTCGGCATCTCGGTGTCGCGCGTGGGTGGTAATGCGCAGATCAAGGCCATGAAGCAGGTCGCAGGCTCGCTCAGACTGGACCTCGCGAACTACCGCTCGCTCGCGGCGTTCGCCCAGTTCGGCAGCGACCTGGACAAGACGACGCAGGACACGCTCAGCCGTGGTGCCCGCATGGTGGAGCTCACCAAGCAGGGCCAGTACGCGCCGTATCCGGTCGAGAAGCAGGTCATGGCGATCTTCGCCGGTACCAAGGGTTACATCGACGACCTGCCGGTCGACGACGTGCAGCGCTTCCGCGACGGGCTCCTCGAGTTCCTTGAGAACGCCCATCCGGAGATCGGCCGCACGATCCTTGCCGAACAGAAGCTCTCCGATGAGACCGCCGAGTCGCTCGGCAAGGCCATCGAGGAGTTCAAGGCGGGCTTCGAGACCGAGGGTCAGGCCTAG
- the atpG gene encoding ATP synthase F1 subunit gamma, translating to MANLRDIKQRIVSVQSTSQITRTMEMVATAKIKKAQEKIEAARPYSFAMMEVLGNVARYVQGATHPLLEEHEERTRVLIVTITSDRGLCGAFNSNILRITEDLIRSEHAAGVETDIVAVGKKASGYLRYRGIEPVAAYRDISDKPTFAEARSIASLIIPRYEAGELDAAYIVFNRFKNVAEQKPETYQLLPIEHKVVEAEEGESGMQAEYLFEPSAAEVLEHLLPTYVETLVYRALMESAAAEQGARRTAMKSATDNASEMITTLTRSYNRARQAAITTEIAEIVGGAAALEEE from the coding sequence ATGGCGAACCTTCGCGACATCAAGCAGCGGATCGTGAGCGTGCAGAGCACGTCGCAGATCACGCGCACCATGGAGATGGTCGCGACCGCGAAGATCAAGAAGGCGCAGGAGAAGATCGAGGCTGCGCGGCCGTACTCGTTCGCGATGATGGAGGTGCTCGGCAACGTCGCACGCTACGTGCAGGGCGCCACGCACCCGCTGCTCGAGGAACATGAGGAGCGCACGCGTGTGCTGATCGTGACGATCACGTCCGACCGCGGACTGTGCGGGGCGTTCAACAGCAACATCCTGCGCATCACCGAGGACCTGATCCGCAGCGAGCACGCGGCCGGTGTCGAGACTGACATCGTCGCCGTGGGCAAGAAGGCGAGCGGCTACCTGCGCTATCGCGGCATCGAGCCGGTTGCGGCATACCGCGACATCTCGGACAAGCCGACCTTCGCCGAGGCCCGTTCCATCGCGTCGCTCATCATCCCGCGTTACGAGGCAGGGGAGCTCGACGCTGCCTACATCGTGTTCAACCGCTTCAAGAACGTGGCCGAGCAGAAGCCCGAGACCTACCAGCTGCTCCCGATCGAGCACAAGGTCGTAGAGGCCGAGGAGGGGGAGTCGGGCATGCAGGCCGAGTACCTCTTCGAGCCGTCTGCTGCCGAGGTTCTCGAGCACCTGCTCCCCACGTATGTAGAGACGCTCGTGTACCGGGCTCTCATGGAGTCGGCCGCCGCCGAGCAGGGCGCGCGCCGCACCGCCATGAAGTCCGCGACCGACAACGCGAGCGAGATGATCACCACGCTGACACGCAGCTACAACCGCGCGCGGCAGGCCGCCATCACCACCGAGATCGCAGAGATCGTCGGCGGCGCTGCGGCACTCGAGGAGGAGTAG
- the atpD gene encoding F0F1 ATP synthase subunit beta, producing the protein MAETKEKSPMNVGRIVRVVGPVIDVEFAPDAIPAIHTALTVDGETAIGEVHLVAEIQQHLPGNLVRAVAMSTTDGITRGMDAVDTGAPIQMPVGPQTLGRIWNVIGQPVDGKPMPEVEGFYSIHREAPEFEDLESKTEIFETGIKVVDLLEPYIKGGKTGLFGGAGVGKTVIIMELINNLAQQHGGTSVFTGVGERTREGTDLYNEMTESGVIKKTCLVYGQMNEPPGARLRVGLAGLTAAEYFRDQGQDVLLFIDNIFRFTQAGSEVSALLGRMPSAAGYQPTLATEMGELQERITSTKNGSITSVQAIYVPADDLTDPAPATAFTHLDATTVLSRSIAELGIYPAVDPLASTSRALDPAVVGEEHYRVARGVQQVLQSYKDLQDIIAILGMDELSEEQKLVVSRARKIQQFLSQPFFVAEQFTGMTGKYVKLEDTIRGFAEIIDGKHDDVPEGAFRYVGTIEEALEAAEKMKASV; encoded by the coding sequence ATGGCAGAGACCAAGGAGAAGTCGCCCATGAATGTCGGACGTATCGTTCGCGTCGTCGGCCCGGTCATCGACGTGGAGTTCGCGCCCGACGCGATCCCGGCGATCCACACCGCGCTGACGGTCGACGGCGAGACCGCGATTGGTGAAGTGCACCTGGTCGCGGAGATCCAGCAGCACCTGCCCGGCAACCTGGTGCGTGCCGTGGCCATGTCTACCACCGATGGCATCACCCGCGGTATGGACGCGGTCGATACCGGCGCACCGATCCAGATGCCGGTGGGTCCGCAGACCCTCGGCCGAATCTGGAACGTCATCGGCCAGCCGGTCGATGGTAAGCCCATGCCCGAGGTCGAGGGCTTCTACTCGATCCACCGCGAGGCTCCTGAGTTCGAGGACCTCGAGAGCAAGACGGAGATCTTCGAGACCGGCATCAAGGTCGTCGACTTGCTCGAGCCCTACATCAAGGGCGGCAAGACGGGCCTGTTCGGCGGCGCCGGCGTCGGCAAGACCGTCATCATCATGGAGCTCATCAACAACCTCGCGCAGCAGCACGGCGGCACCTCGGTGTTCACCGGCGTGGGCGAGCGCACCCGTGAGGGCACCGACCTGTACAACGAGATGACCGAGTCCGGCGTCATCAAGAAGACCTGTCTGGTCTACGGCCAGATGAACGAGCCTCCGGGAGCCCGCCTGCGCGTGGGTCTCGCCGGTCTGACCGCGGCGGAGTACTTCCGCGACCAGGGCCAGGATGTGCTCCTGTTCATCGACAACATCTTCCGGTTCACGCAGGCGGGCTCCGAAGTGTCCGCACTCCTCGGCCGTATGCCGAGCGCCGCGGGCTACCAACCCACGCTGGCCACCGAGATGGGCGAGCTCCAGGAGCGCATCACGTCCACCAAGAACGGGTCGATCACGTCGGTCCAGGCCATCTACGTCCCTGCCGACGACCTCACCGACCCGGCACCGGCCACGGCGTTCACGCACCTCGACGCCACGACCGTCCTCTCTCGTTCGATCGCCGAGCTCGGCATCTACCCGGCCGTCGACCCGCTCGCATCCACCTCGCGCGCGCTCGACCCGGCCGTTGTCGGCGAGGAGCACTACCGTGTGGCCCGTGGCGTGCAGCAGGTCCTCCAGAGTTACAAGGACCTCCAGGACATCATCGCGATCCTCGGCATGGACGAACTGTCCGAGGAGCAGAAGCTCGTGGTGTCACGCGCCCGCAAGATCCAGCAGTTCCTGTCGCAGCCGTTCTTCGTGGCCGAGCAGTTCACCGGCATGACCGGCAAGTACGTCAAGCTCGAGGACACGATCCGCGGCTTCGCAGAGATCATCGATGGCAAGCACGACGATGTGCCCGAAGGTGCGTTCCGCTACGTGGGCACCATCGAGGAGGCCCTCGAGGCAGCCGAGAAGATGAAGGCGAGCGTCTAG
- the atpC gene encoding ATP synthase F1 subunit epsilon, translating into MARTLLCEIVTPEKIVYTNEVEMVVAPTLDGEVGILPLHAPLVTVLRPGELRVRYNDGKDVEWFAVSGGYLQVYNDKVIVLADAAEHASRVDVDRARQAKELLEQRMATIKEKPLMEREDMSECEEDLKWCEVQLQVAERRS; encoded by the coding sequence ATGGCCCGTACCCTCCTGTGCGAGATCGTCACTCCGGAGAAGATCGTCTACACCAACGAGGTGGAGATGGTCGTCGCTCCCACGCTCGACGGCGAGGTGGGCATCCTGCCGCTCCACGCTCCGCTCGTGACCGTTCTGCGCCCGGGCGAGCTTCGCGTGCGCTACAACGACGGCAAGGACGTCGAATGGTTTGCGGTCTCCGGCGGCTACCTGCAGGTCTACAACGACAAGGTGATCGTGCTGGCGGACGCCGCCGAGCATGCGTCGCGGGTGGACGTGGACCGTGCGCGCCAGGCGAAGGAGCTCCTCGAGCAGCGCATGGCCACGATCAAGGAGAAGCCGCTCATGGAGCGCGAGGACATGTCGGAGTGCGAGGAAGATCTGAAGTGGTGCGAGGTCCAGCTCCAGGTGGCCGAGCGTCGCTCGTAG
- the murA gene encoding UDP-N-acetylglucosamine 1-carboxyvinyltransferase — translation MASIVVTGGRPLTGTVRVGGAKNSALKLMAAALLAPGASVIKNVPDISDVSVMAEVLEGLGAKVTREDHSVRVDATHLTSLETPYELVAQMRASIVVLGPLVARFGRARVAMPGGCNIGSRKIDMHIHGLEHLGVRIAFEHGYIDATAPDGLKGDHVLLDFPSVGATENLLMAAVLAEGVTTIENAAREPEISDLVDMLIGMGAHIKGRGSSTLMIQGVPELAPVVHTTVGDRIEAGTFLVAGALGGGPVTVTGFDPAHLEMLIIKMQLAGCTFEMLPDGATVRRTGAIRPVDIATLPYPGFPTDMQAQFMALVSLAKGDSVITENVFENRFMFADEIKRMGADVDIEGHRALVRGVSALQGAPVRSPDLRGGAALVLAALVAEGETTVSDVHHIMRGYEDFAGKLAALGADVRLVEDEHTAE, via the coding sequence ATGGCATCCATCGTGGTCACGGGCGGCCGCCCGCTCACCGGAACGGTGCGCGTGGGTGGCGCCAAGAACTCGGCACTCAAGCTGATGGCGGCGGCGCTTCTCGCGCCGGGCGCTTCGGTCATCAAGAACGTGCCTGACATCAGCGACGTTTCCGTCATGGCCGAGGTGCTCGAAGGCCTCGGCGCGAAGGTCACGCGCGAGGACCACTCGGTGCGCGTTGACGCGACCCATCTCACCTCACTGGAGACGCCCTACGAGCTTGTGGCGCAGATGCGCGCGTCGATCGTGGTGCTCGGTCCGCTCGTGGCCCGCTTCGGCCGCGCGCGCGTGGCCATGCCGGGCGGCTGTAACATCGGCTCGCGCAAGATCGACATGCACATCCACGGGCTCGAGCACCTCGGCGTGCGCATCGCGTTCGAGCACGGGTACATCGACGCCACCGCGCCCGACGGCCTCAAGGGCGATCACGTGCTGCTCGACTTCCCGAGCGTGGGCGCCACCGAGAACCTACTCATGGCTGCCGTGCTCGCCGAGGGCGTCACCACGATCGAGAATGCGGCGCGCGAGCCGGAGATCAGCGACCTGGTGGACATGCTCATCGGGATGGGCGCGCACATCAAGGGACGGGGCTCGTCCACCCTCATGATCCAGGGCGTCCCCGAGCTGGCACCGGTCGTTCACACGACCGTGGGCGACCGCATCGAGGCCGGGACCTTCCTCGTTGCAGGGGCGCTCGGCGGGGGGCCGGTCACGGTGACCGGCTTCGACCCGGCGCATCTCGAGATGCTCATCATCAAGATGCAGCTCGCCGGTTGTACGTTCGAGATGCTGCCCGACGGCGCCACAGTGCGCCGCACCGGCGCGATCAGGCCGGTGGACATTGCCACGCTCCCGTATCCGGGCTTCCCGACCGACATGCAGGCGCAGTTCATGGCGCTCGTCTCACTCGCGAAGGGTGACTCGGTCATCACCGAGAACGTCTTCGAGAACCGTTTCATGTTCGCCGACGAGATCAAGCGCATGGGCGCCGATGTGGACATCGAGGGCCACCGTGCGCTCGTGCGCGGCGTGTCCGCGCTGCAGGGTGCGCCGGTGCGCTCGCCCGATCTGCGCGGGGGTGCGGCGCTCGTGCTCGCCGCGCTTGTGGCCGAAGGTGAGACGACCGTCTCCGATGTGCACCACATCATGCGGGGCTACGAGGACTTTGCGGGCAAGCTCGCCGCGCTCGGCGCGGATGTCCGGCTTGTCGAAGACGAGCACACCGCCGAGTAG
- the fabZ gene encoding 3-hydroxyacyl-ACP dehydratase FabZ translates to MLDREAVKAIIPHRDPFLLVDRVLELESGVRATGELDVRPDMFWVPGHFPDYAVMPGVLIVEALAQVGAVALLSLPDNQGKLAFFAGIDKVRFKRQVVPGDTLTLECEITKARASIGFGEARALVGGELACAGTLMFAIQ, encoded by the coding sequence ATGCTCGACCGTGAGGCCGTGAAGGCTATCATCCCGCACCGCGACCCGTTCCTGTTGGTGGACCGCGTGCTCGAGCTCGAGAGTGGCGTGCGCGCCACAGGCGAGCTCGACGTGCGTCCGGACATGTTCTGGGTGCCCGGCCACTTCCCCGACTACGCCGTCATGCCGGGCGTGCTCATCGTCGAGGCCCTTGCCCAGGTAGGCGCGGTGGCACTGCTCTCGCTTCCCGACAACCAGGGCAAGCTCGCGTTCTTCGCCGGCATCGACAAGGTGCGCTTCAAGCGGCAGGTCGTTCCCGGCGATACGCTCACGCTCGAGTGCGAGATCACCAAGGCGCGTGCGAGCATCGGATTCGGCGAGGCGCGCGCGCTCGTGGGCGGCGAACTCGCCTGCGCGGGCACGCTGATGTTCGCGATACAATAG
- a CDS encoding nucleotide sugar dehydrogenase has product MGLLERIDDGTAVLAVVGLGYVGLPLAVEMGKAGHRVIGLEVSAEKAALINAGTSYIPDVPTPDVKDLVDRGLLSATTDFARVSEADAVAICVPTPINENKEPDISFMESAARSILPYLHSDMLITLESTTYPGTTEEVLQPIFESGGLTVGTDIYLAFSPERVDPGNPVWQTRNTPKVVGGVTPECTKAAVALYGRYIDSVVPVSSTRAAEMTKLLENTFRGVNIALMNELLMLCERMHVNLWEVIEAAKTKPFGFMPFYPGPGLGGHCIPVDPLYLSWKAREYDFRTEFIDLAWRINDNMPYYVVTRLMDALNLQRKSLAGSRVLLLGVAYKADIDDVRMSPAKRIAEVLLEKQAEVVYCDPYVDAFSANGAAIPRVDLTAEELGRADVTLVVTAHRVFDFELIADESRLILDTRNALWNRPGENVVRL; this is encoded by the coding sequence ATGGGACTTCTTGAGCGCATCGACGACGGAACGGCCGTGCTTGCGGTCGTCGGTCTCGGGTACGTCGGCTTGCCGCTTGCGGTCGAGATGGGCAAGGCCGGCCATCGCGTGATCGGCCTCGAGGTGTCCGCCGAGAAGGCCGCGCTCATCAACGCGGGCACGAGCTACATCCCCGACGTGCCCACTCCCGACGTGAAGGACCTTGTCGACCGCGGCCTGCTCTCGGCCACGACCGATTTCGCGCGTGTCTCCGAGGCGGATGCGGTCGCCATCTGCGTTCCCACGCCCATCAACGAGAACAAGGAGCCGGACATCTCCTTCATGGAGAGCGCCGCCCGCTCCATCCTGCCGTACCTGCATTCCGATATGCTCATCACGCTCGAGTCCACCACGTATCCAGGCACCACCGAGGAGGTCCTCCAGCCCATTTTCGAATCGGGCGGACTCACAGTGGGCACCGACATCTACCTGGCGTTCTCACCTGAGCGCGTCGACCCGGGCAATCCCGTGTGGCAGACGCGCAACACGCCGAAGGTCGTCGGCGGCGTCACGCCGGAGTGCACGAAGGCCGCCGTCGCGCTTTACGGTCGCTACATCGACTCCGTCGTGCCGGTGAGTTCCACGCGCGCTGCCGAGATGACGAAGCTCCTTGAGAACACCTTCCGCGGCGTGAATATCGCACTCATGAACGAACTCCTCATGCTCTGCGAGCGGATGCACGTGAACCTCTGGGAGGTCATCGAGGCGGCCAAGACCAAGCCGTTCGGCTTCATGCCGTTCTACCCCGGCCCCGGTCTCGGCGGGCACTGCATCCCGGTCGATCCGCTCTACTTGTCGTGGAAGGCGCGTGAGTACGACTTCCGCACGGAGTTCATCGATCTCGCGTGGCGCATCAACGACAACATGCCGTACTACGTGGTCACGCGGCTGATGGACGCGCTCAACCTGCAGCGCAAGTCGCTCGCCGGGTCGCGCGTGCTCCTGCTCGGCGTGGCGTACAAGGCGGATATCGACGACGTGCGCATGTCGCCCGCCAAGCGCATCGCCGAAGTGCTGCTCGAGAAACAGGCCGAGGTCGTCTACTGCGACCCGTACGTGGACGCGTTCAGCGCGAACGGTGCGGCAATCCCACGTGTCGATCTCACCGCCGAAGAGCTGGGGCGTGCCGACGTCACCCTCGTCGTCACGGCGCACCGCGTCTTCGACTTCGAACTCATCGCCGACGAGAGTCGTCTTATCCTCGACACGAGAAACGCCCTGTGGAACCGTCCCGGGGAGAACGTCGTTCGTCTGTGA
- a CDS encoding LCP family protein yields the protein MESTSVARIRHARRKKAAKRAALATFLVIVLVLAGGVAWGYSILHSAQQTMNENSQDNGDLEKAITPRVPDEPFTVLLLGQDNRPGESAARADTIIVARIDPENDKVWMLSIPRDTRVEIPGYGTDKINAATFHGGPALMVDTVEEFLGIPVNHYMDIEFDGFIQVVDSLGGVWIDVDAEIDDEKASSHGSYTASYIAEGYQLLDGDHALTFVRSRDFPDADFTRMRHQQQFFKALADQATQFDNVIKIPGMVEDVAQFMSTDMSMSQIIEVAMALRDMGGANVQTATVMGEWKSPYVWPDEDKKEFLVDAMMAGLPFDATATVETGIDPSAVTVTVRNGAGIEGCATAASDMLTQAGYAVGEVGNANQFVYEETLVIYSTDRAAAVQVATVLPKGRVVESRGMYSFSTDVLVVVGKDYTTW from the coding sequence ATGGAAAGCACATCGGTTGCCCGCATCCGGCACGCCCGGCGCAAGAAGGCCGCGAAGCGCGCGGCGCTCGCCACGTTCCTCGTGATCGTGCTGGTGCTGGCCGGGGGCGTTGCCTGGGGCTACTCGATCCTGCACTCGGCACAGCAGACTATGAACGAGAACTCGCAGGACAACGGCGATCTCGAGAAGGCGATCACCCCGCGCGTGCCCGACGAACCGTTCACCGTGCTGCTGCTGGGACAGGACAACCGTCCGGGGGAGAGCGCGGCACGTGCCGACACGATCATCGTGGCGCGTATCGATCCGGAGAACGACAAGGTTTGGATGCTCTCTATACCCCGTGACACGCGCGTGGAGATCCCCGGCTACGGCACCGACAAGATCAACGCGGCCACCTTCCACGGCGGCCCCGCGCTCATGGTCGATACCGTCGAGGAGTTCCTCGGCATCCCGGTCAATCACTACATGGACATCGAGTTCGACGGATTCATCCAGGTGGTCGATTCACTCGGCGGCGTGTGGATCGACGTGGATGCCGAGATCGACGACGAGAAGGCCTCGAGCCACGGTTCGTACACCGCCTCGTACATCGCCGAGGGCTACCAGCTCCTCGACGGCGACCACGCGCTCACGTTCGTACGCAGCCGCGACTTCCCCGATGCCGACTTCACGCGTATGCGGCACCAGCAGCAGTTCTTCAAGGCGCTTGCCGATCAGGCCACGCAGTTCGACAACGTCATCAAGATCCCGGGCATGGTTGAAGACGTGGCGCAGTTCATGTCGACCGACATGTCCATGAGCCAGATCATCGAGGTGGCGATGGCGCTCCGCGACATGGGCGGCGCCAACGTGCAGACCGCTACAGTGATGGGCGAGTGGAAGTCCCCCTACGTGTGGCCGGACGAGGACAAGAAGGAGTTCCTCGTGGACGCCATGATGGCCGGTCTTCCGTTCGACGCCACCGCCACCGTCGAGACGGGCATCGACCCTTCGGCCGTCACGGTGACCGTGCGTAACGGCGCGGGCATCGAGGGGTGCGCAACGGCCGCGTCGGACATGCTCACGCAAGCTGGCTACGCGGTAGGCGAGGTTGGCAACGCCAACCAGTTCGTCTACGAAGAGACGCTTGTCATCTACTCGACCGATCGCGCCGCTGCGGTGCAGGTTGCGACCGTACTGCCGAAGGGGCGTGTGGTGGAGAGCCGCGGCATGTACTCGTTTTCGACCGACGTGCTCGTGGTCGTGGGCAAGGACTACACCACCTGGTAG
- a CDS encoding glycosyltransferase family 4 protein, giving the protein MRILYIYQFFATPESSLGLTRSYEFARALTDAGHEVTVLTSASNLPDEYRSHFVSRGEIDGIKVRAVRVGYSNYMGHLRRILSFAAFMLSSVWVALWVPRPDVVFASSTPITVALPGLAVSKVKAVPFVFEVQDLWPEAAIQMGAIRRHGLIATVAKRLERAAYRRAVAVVPVSPGMAEGVVAEGTPPCKIEMIPNFSDLERFHPGRKDSAVSKRYGLAGKFVVGYTGAIGPSNAVHEQVPEAARTLKERGRSDIVFAIAGDGKSLPELQRLTEGLENVLLLGRIPKTEVPALTRTADVLMTLFGDKPILATNSPNKFFDALASGRPVIVNQPGWTRELVEDHGAGLYVPVGDGVALADAIESLADDKKRTKAMGLAARALAEEAFGRDLQAARIVELLERVAYSAE; this is encoded by the coding sequence TTGAGGATCCTCTACATCTACCAGTTCTTCGCCACACCTGAATCCTCACTCGGGCTCACGCGCAGCTACGAGTTTGCGCGGGCGCTCACGGACGCGGGCCACGAGGTCACCGTGCTCACCAGTGCCTCGAACCTTCCCGACGAGTACCGCTCGCACTTCGTCTCGCGCGGTGAGATCGACGGCATCAAGGTCCGCGCGGTGCGCGTGGGCTACTCCAACTACATGGGACACCTACGCCGCATCCTGTCCTTCGCGGCGTTCATGCTGAGCTCGGTATGGGTGGCTTTGTGGGTGCCCCGGCCCGACGTGGTCTTCGCCTCCTCGACACCCATCACGGTCGCGTTGCCGGGCCTGGCGGTCTCGAAGGTCAAGGCCGTCCCCTTCGTCTTCGAGGTGCAGGACCTGTGGCCTGAAGCCGCCATCCAGATGGGCGCGATCAGACGCCACGGCCTCATCGCAACCGTGGCCAAGCGCCTTGAGCGCGCGGCATACAGGCGGGCGGTCGCGGTGGTGCCGGTCTCGCCCGGCATGGCCGAGGGCGTGGTCGCCGAGGGCACGCCGCCCTGCAAGATCGAGATGATCCCGAACTTCTCCGACCTCGAGCGCTTCCACCCCGGCCGCAAGGACTCGGCGGTCTCGAAGCGCTACGGACTCGCCGGGAAGTTCGTGGTGGGCTACACAGGCGCGATCGGCCCGAGCAACGCCGTGCACGAGCAGGTGCCCGAGGCGGCCCGCACCCTCAAGGAGCGCGGCCGCAGCGACATCGTGTTCGCGATCGCCGGAGACGGCAAGAGCCTGCCCGAGCTGCAGCGGCTCACCGAGGGCCTGGAGAACGTGCTCCTGCTCGGCCGTATCCCCAAGACCGAGGTGCCCGCGCTCACGCGCACCGCCGACGTGCTCATGACGCTGTTCGGCGACAAGCCGATCCTCGCCACCAACTCACCCAACAAGTTCTTCGACGCGCTGGCTTCGGGACGCCCCGTGATCGTGAACCAGCCGGGCTGGACGCGTGAGCTTGTGGAGGACCACGGTGCCGGCCTCTACGTACCTGTGGGTGACGGCGTGGCGCTCGCCGACGCGATCGAGTCGCTCGCCGACGACAAGAAGCGCACCAAGGCGATGGGCCTTGCAGCGCGCGCGCTTGCCGAGGAGGCGTTCGGCCGGGACCTGCAGGCCGCGCGGATCGTGGAGCTACTGGAAAGGGTCGCGTACAGCGCCGAGTAG